From Tursiops truncatus isolate mTurTru1 chromosome 13, mTurTru1.mat.Y, whole genome shotgun sequence:
TATTGAGTGCCTACGTATGTGCCAGGGCCTGTGTCAGGTGCTGGGGATATCGTAGGAGCTTGTTTTCCTTTCGGTTTGTCTGGGGAAAAGTTCAAGAGCCTGCGTGAGGTTGAGTTCTATGAGTCTGTGGGAAGTAAGGTGTTTGGACCCAAAGGAAATTAGAGAAcatcacatcctttttttttttctccggtccgcgggcctctcactgttgtggcctctcctgttgcggagcacaggctccggatgcgcaggctcagtggccatggctcacgggcccagctgccctgcggcatgtgggatcttcccggaccagggcacgaacccgtgtcccctgcatcggcaggcggacactctcaaccactgcgccaccagggaagcccatcacatCCTTTTTTTAATGAACCTATTTCTTTTGACCATCCTTGGAACtttttgaatgaaataattataaaaagcaGCCAAAGCTGGTATCTTAATTTGTAGTAAAGACAATGAAGAATGACTTTCCTAACAGATATCCTGTTTTTTATTTAGACTGAGCTtttctgaatgagaaaaaaacaacattCTTTGAACTTAATTGTCTTGCGGTGTTCCTGGCCATCCCCCTGGTTTTATGAGGTTTCTCTGAAGCTCTCCCTCACCAGGGAGCCCAGCAGCTGTAGCATAGTGCTTTGTTCTAGTAATGAGTTAGACTTGTTCCCTTCCCATCACTCTGGATATAGTTGGGGAAAAGTCATTTTCACATGCTTTCAAAAAGTTCCGCTATGAGGGTTATGGGAGCTTCTTGGGGTGATTAGTgcttggtttctttcattttactcttCCTTGGTAACGGGTTATCTGATTCTTGCCTTTGTGGCTGGTCTCTTGAGAGCCAGGTGCAATGGAGGTGGCCCCTTCCACTGGGAGGGTTATTAGCATTGCTCTGGAAATGCCTCTGGTGGTTCTGGGGTCTCCACTCTTCTTTTGTGTTCTGCCTCTGACAtggtttctctttgtcttttgtgcCCAGCCTCTGACTATGGCATGAAACTGCCAATTCTGCGTTCCAACCCCGAAGACCAGATCCTGTATCAAACAGAGCGGTACAATGAGGAGACCTTTGGCTACGAAGTGCCCATCAAGGAGGAGGGGGACTATGTACTGGTGTTGAAATTTGCCGAGGTCTACTTTGCACAGTCCCAGCAGAAGGTGAGGCCTGGTCAGGCCCCTGCTTGACCAGTGGGATGTTACCACTTTCGGATAGCCCTCTGCTAAGGGCCAGAGAGTGTGAAACGTGTTCCCAGAAGGGAGGAACAGATGAGCTTTGAGGagaagctggatttttttttttttttttaaaggctgtacCATGCGGCCTGCAGGGTCTCAGTTCtgtgaccagggatcaaacccaggccatggcagtgaaagcccaggatcctaaccactaggcagccagggaactcccaaagcTGGATTCCTTTTGCCCAGCTGTGTCCCATTACTACACGACTGAACTTGCCTTGGGATTGGTGACAGAAGGCTACGCCAGAATCCTAGTTCTTGGCCACTAATCCTCTTAAGGCCCTCCTGGTTATAGCCTCTCCCTTCTTGGTTGTCAGCACCTTCTTGTTTTTAGCCCTGTTCTTTTCCTGTCCCTTCCTctgaatttccttctttccatgTTGAGCTTTTTGTTTGTATTCTTTGTTCCCTACGGCCAGTGTGCGACCTTGACAGTGAAGGAACATGGCTTTGATTTAGCTCAGGTAAAGGACTCTAGCCACCCTGGAGTATATCCAGTCCTGTCATTCCTTGAATTACTTTTGAACTTGAAGCCCAGGCAGGTACCTCATGTCCAACTGGGGAAGGGGTGTGAAGCGGGTGGTTTTGACATTGTCTCCTTTTCTCATCTTGGCAGGTATTTGATGTGCGATTGAATGGCCATGTTGTGGTGAAGGACTTGGATATCTTTGATCGCGTTGGACACAGTACAGCTCATGATGAAATCATCCCGATGAGCATCAGAAAGGGGAAGCTGAGTGTCCAGGGGGAGGTGTCCACCTTCACAGGGAAACTCTACATCGAGTTTGTCAAGGTAACGCTCCTACTCTGCCCTCACAGCTGAGGATGAGCTCAAAAGAATGGGTGCAGGGGGGATGTTTGCTGCTGTGTGGGGTTGACCGCTGTTTCCCATTTCCTAGGGATACTATGACAATCCCAAAGTCTGTGCACTCTACATCATGGCTGGGACAGTGGACGGTAAGTTGTGTTTCTGATCTGCTTTTTGACGTGGTCTGAAGGATATGGTTGAGGAAGCCCTTGGGGGGATGGTTTAGCTGATCGCTGTTTTGAAAACACTAATACTTAAAGCCAGATTGTGGGGAACCCAGAGTCCGGTGGCCGGGGGTGAAGTGTAGCATGGTGCTAGCCGTAAGCTTCTGAGTAAGATCTGTGTTCATATCTTGCTGCCGCCAATTAATCAGCGGATTGGTTTTGGACAAAATCCTTTAACCCTACTATAAATTGGGATTAATAATGTTACCCATGGTGTGCCCTGAGCCTTGTAGTCATTTGGAATTGCCTAAAACTCATccttattctgtttctttgacATCTGTGTCCTGggggcagaaagaagaaaaaggcagaaggaagggtCCTTGAGTGTTTTGGTGTGCTCCAAGAGAGTGCAGCATTGCTGGGCTGCACTGAGCAAAACTTCATCTATTAATGTCTCCCTGTCCTTGGGATCCAGCCTGAGAGTACATCTCTTTCTCAGGGTTGAGGGTCCTGGCTGCCAGCTTTCCCAGGCTGATTTTTGCAGAGAAAGTTTCTGTCTTAGTGACTTttctcccccatcccacctctgTACCTTTCCCCACCTCATCCTGGAAGCACCGAGGCtcgcatccttttttttttttttttccgcatcCTATTGTTTTGACATCCCAGAGGATGTCTTGCCACCAAACTGATTTGTAGCCAGAGTCCCTCAGGAGGGGACAGAAAACAGAGGGGTAGTGTGTGCTGAGAACCCACAACTCTGTGGATCAGCTTTTCCTTGATTGCTGTGTGAATCAAAAGGGAATGTGGGATTgtaggagggaggaggagaggtttGAAAAGGTTAATCTTTGGGTGTCGGGTCATTGTCCTTGTCCAGTCTGGTTCTTTCTGGGCTCTGAAGAAGTAGGACAGGAAGGGGAGATAGTGAACCTCTCCGTGCTCAGGGCTTTTACTACGTTTTAGTTAAATCTAAAGAAGACAAATGTTTGCGCAGCAATCTGCTCTTCTCTAGGCTGGGAACTGTTTCTGCTCCTTCCTGTGGATCCTGCTTAGGTCACAGGGTCTCTTTACTGTGGCTCATTCACTGCCCTTAAGGGCCTCACGTAAATGCCATGGGTCCTACTTAAAAAGTGTTCTTCTTCTTGTGTCAGATGTACCAAAGCTGCAGCCTCATCCAGgactggagaagaaagaagaggaggaggaggaggaagaatacGATGAAGGGTCTAATCTCAAAAGACAGACCAATAAGAACCGGGTGCAGTCGGGCCCCCGCACGCCCAACCCCTATGCCTCGGACAACAGCAGCCTCATGTTTCCCATCCTGGTGGCCTTCGGAGTCTTCATTCCAACCCTCTTCTGCCTCTGCCGATTGTGAGAACAAATCACCATCCTGAACAGGTGGAGGGGTGTGGGAAAGAAACCAAACATGTTGGTTTgggtttctgtattttttacagtgattaacaaaaacaaacaaatgaaacacacacacacacacacacacacacacacacacacacacacacacacacacacaattaaagGAGATGAAAAGAGGCGGAGTGAGTAGAGAGCAGCCCTCATCCACCACCTGGTCCTAGACCTGCTCCAGTCCTAGTTCTCTCTTTGTGGTGGCCCCCAGCCGTCTCTTTCCTCTCCAGGGTACAGAGGGTAAACTGGATCCTACCTGGTCCAGGGTGTTCGTCCGTAAACACAGTGGAAAGGACTCTGAACTCAGAGCAGACACGGTTCCTTTTTTTAGGTTAGAAATTAACAGCAGGGAAATGTCATCTTCTTACCTGAGAAGACTAGCGCTGGGAGTTGGGTATGTTGTGAAGTTATGTCCAGATAAGTTTTCAGATGTCCTGGGattcaaagtgtgtgtgtgtgtgtgtgtgtgtgtgtgtgtgtgtgtgtgtgaaggtgtACAATTTGTATGATAAAGATGAAAACGGAAGGgggattaaaaagaagaaagaaaagtagataCTTCCTTACTTGGAAGCCTTTCTGGTTTTAGCCCAATGATGGTTCCACCTTAAGTGTTTGAGCTTTGTCATTGCTTGTCTCCCTGACATGTGCCAGTTAGAGAACTGTCTGGTATCCGAGACGATTAGTTTATATCAGGTCCTCAAGTTGCCTCTGACTTCTTACCACAAACGAATCATTTTGATTTCAGTGCCTGTTGGGGACttgatttcctctctctctctctttttttctgaacctGGCTCATTTGAAATCTCTCGCTCAACCATCCCGCTAAGTTATTGCCAAGAAGGGAAGGAGACATAGGGATTTGGGGTTCCCTCTGCTTGAATGTCTTATCCTCTACCACCTCACCTTACTGGTACCTCCCTCCCTGGATCTCTGAGCCAGCAGCCAGGAGGACCTGACCCAGCAGTTCTTTTATTGGCCCCTTTGTAGGGTCTTGCTGCCAGGGGACAGGGATGCTTTCCAGCCTGCAGCAACAGAACACTTGACCTTAAAAGTCTCTTCTGGTCTTTGGATCAGAAAAGGCTTATGTTAGCGTAACTTAAGAGCAACCTTGGAGACTTGAGCCCTACTAAGTGACTGACCACTGTTGAGAGTATCTAGTACCTgatgttcatttatttccacatcCTTCCATGTCACGGTTCAACCAGTTTTGGTTTAAGCCTAGAGCTGCCCCAAGGAGCTAGACTGATTGTCTGTATCTGGCCCAGTGACGCCTCTCACTGACCTTAATAGCGTGCCCTTtttgtcctttcatttccttGTCCAAGTCTCAGCCAGGTTCTTGATGTGACGGGGCTGAAAGATTGCCAGTCAGCCATAGTCCTGGCAGCTCTGAAGCCACCCTTAGCCTCTAAGTGTTTGCCTTGAATTCCATGGGAAAATTTCTGCAGGAAGTGAGGCTTCCTTGTTCCTCTCCTTTCTGGTCCCTGTCATCCTTTTCCCAGTTAGGGGAGCAATGAGGGAGGACCCAGCCAAGCTACAAGGAATTTTGTGGATGGAAAGCCACAGGATTAGCTTATGCTTGGGCTGGAGCAGCATAGAATCTCAGGCCAGGCTCATCCTTTTACAATGCGTTTAATTTTGAGTTTGTCTCTTTGGATATGTTTTCCAAGAGCTCCATATATTTGAACTGCTCATTATGTGACAAAGTAAGTAGCCCTTGGGCTCATGTCCTGGGTTTTGGTTCTTAATGAGTTACTCCAAGTCAGCATTTAGTCCTTTGAGAGTCGTAGCCCTTTATTTCAGCTGTGACTTAGGCCTCGATACTTGGGTACTGAGTCAGGCAGCTGGACAGCTGCGGCCTGAAGCTATAATCAGAGGAACACTTCTGGAGTGCTTCATGAAGCTCCTGCGTTATAGGATGATGTCCTGAAGCCTTGGTCCTGGGACCACCTGCCTGGGGCAGTGGACATCCTGACTATTAATTGGGCTTCTGACAGGGGCTTCGAGTCCCATTCCGTCACAGCTCTCCAAAGCCGTAGGCTACTGCCAGTAGAGTAAACAGGATGCGGGAGGACTTGCTGCCTCCATTTTGCCTTGTTCATTAGTTTGCCTGGGTCTCTCTGAGGAAGGAGGGCTCCCCGCCTCCTCACCTCAACCCTTCCCTTCGGTGACTCAGAGTCTCAGAAGGAAACCCTGGTTCCTGGGGCCATTTCCTAACGGTACTGTAAGCCAAGCAGCTTTGCTTCTGCCTCTGTTTCCAAGCCCACCCTTTCCCCCTGAGCTCAGGGATAGGGACGGGCACTTTCCTCTTTGGTTGTGCCTGAAAGGAAGGAACATCTTTCTGTGGCTCACAAAAACTAAAGGGGAAGTGAGGAAACAGGAAGAAGTATGGGGGGGGGGCTGGGGTAGAGTCCCCTGGAGCCAAGCACACCCAGATCACAGAGCTGCCCAGGGCTGGTTACGGTTGGCTTGTGATGCTGAACttgaaagtttgtttttttttttttggctgtttcaAGATGATATAGGTACATGAAGTTTGGGTtaaaggggtggggatggggtactctttatttttatttttgtattgtgtATGTCAAGAATCACTCTGTTGTTCATCTTTTGCTTTTTGCACTGTTTGTCCCCACGTCTGTATCCTGAGCTGGTGCTAGGGGCTCAGAGGCTGCGCTGTAGGGGAGTctgggtggggttggggaggtgAGAAGTCACGCCCATTAGGCATGGGGAAGGAGAGGCCTGGGCTCTTCTACTGGATCCATGCTTGTCCTAGGGTTTTAGATCTTCCTGAGCCCAGCTGGCCAAAGCCAAGAGCAGATAGCCAAGGTGAAACTCTTGTTGCCAGAAGTGTGGCTTGGGTTCAGTTTCCGGGTGGACTGGGCAAAGATGTCTGAGGGAGGTGGGCTGAGAGTCTGCAGTGTAGCCCTGATTTGGGTCAGGGACCAACTGGCCTCTAAACAGACTTTTTGGGGGCTTCACTCATTGCTGACGGGAACATCATGCCAGGAAACAATCTTTGGGACCCATGTCCCCTAAACCagatacatttttctaaaaaagccTCCACTATTGAGGAGAAGCTGCTCAGTGTTTACCTTGCATTCTGGTGACTTGAAAGGTGGTTCTCTTTGTGTCAGTGGTGTCAGATTGCAGGAGGACCACAGGGCCTGCAGGCCCACCTGTTGGTTTGAGAGAGTGATCTTGTTTTCTTGTTCCCACTGTTTGCCTAAGAGATACTGGCCTGAAATTGGAGGATCACAGTAGAGGTCACTTAGGCTTGGAAGAGATGGGGTGAAGTTTGAGTTAAGTTTACCGCCCCCTTTCTTTGCCTGGGAACTGTTTAATCCAGTTTTAGAATTGTGAtttgacttcttttctttttggagaagCTTCTGTTTTAAGGAATTTCTCTTCCTCCAtatcctgcctctgccctctcccGGGAAGGCCTGGCCATGGCTTCTAAAATCTCAGTTGAACTTCAGAAAACAGCAGCAGTATTTTCCCTTTCCTAGCACTTATATTCCTTTCCCTAGAAATTGGCTCACCTTGGGAAGCACAGGGGGAGAATCAGCAGGTTCTTGACCCTCCCAGGGGATTGGGGAAGGACCCACCCGGTCAGCACAGTGCCTTGTCCTCTCCTGCTCTGAGCCAGGGTGGGCGTTCCCTCTAGATTCAGGTCTGGGCAGGGGGTCTCAcagtcccttcctccccctcccctttgctGTCTGGCTCTGACCTAATTCAGGTGTCTTCTTGCCTCGAGGAGCCTTAATGGCATCAAGTGGCAACATTAATACTGTCCTCCATGCCTCTccaaaaggacctagaagagcagGTGAGCTTTCCAGAGTGAGAGACGAATAGATGCTCCTGTTTTCAACAAACAAGTTGGGGAGGGAGGGTAAGCTTTGGGCCTCCATCCACTGTGGCCCCTGGGGAAGGAGCCTGGGGCGAGGCTAAGTGATGGTGCAGAAGCAGAACCAGAAACACCCAGGATCAGTTCAGAAACCAGAGAAGAAATCTGCTTTTCTTCTATGGGAAGATGTAATTAGGGATCAAATGCTCTAAGAAAATTGCAAAGAAGCCTTCATGTTCAAGCTTAGGAGAGATCAGAgtaatttttccctttcagtctgAGCTAGGCCTCTCTGTATTTATATCTCTCCTGGGGCAAGAGGGCTAGATTTCCTCATTTTGTTACAAGACTAGGTTGGCACCAGTGGGTCCGCTTCCCAGCGAGGGCGGTTTCTTCCCTGTACATGGGTGGCTTGCTGCCGCTGGTTTGTCCTTGCCCAGCTGCATTTGGCAAGCTGGCTGTAGGCTGCCAAATCATTTGGATAAGGGCAGATGATTTGGGGCCTGGCTGGGTTGGCAGGAAAAGAGCAGGATGGATCTCTTGGGACgggttcccccctccccaccccccaggagtATAAAAACAAGGAGCCAGGATTGTGCTGGCAGCCTGGGAAACAGTAGTGCCTGCTGGAGTTGGCACAGAGGGCCCTGGCACCTCTCGCATCCAGGCAGTCTTGTGAGAGGGGAGCACGTAGCACCAGGAAAAGCAGAACTCCATTCTCACCTCTATTCTGAGCTTCGGGGCTTTATTTCAGTAcgaggaaaaacaacaacaatctgAAGTGCGCTTTCCGTCCTTTCAAAGGACAACTGTCGGGAAAGGAGGGCTGAGTTgccaggtgggaggggagggttgGCAGGGAGAGGCATTATGGCAGAACCAGGAATGAGACATCCTTGACTCCTGTCTTCCCTGGTGTGTCATGATCCAGGGAATGAAGAGAAATTTGACCCTGGATTAGTTCCCTCCTTGGATTTTCCTTCCACCAAATTCTCCCACGCTTGGACCAGCTGCCCATTCAGAGCTCAGGGCAGCCTCTTCAACCACTACTGGCCTAACCTGGCTCGTCAGGAAACCAACCCCACCCCTCTAGATCGGGCCTGGCTGCTCTATTCTGTACCCAAGTACTGGACGATAGTGTCAAGTTCTTAGTAGCCCCTGTAGCTCCAACTCTAGATTCCCATCCTCTCCCTGCAGAGGCCAAACCTACTCTCTGTCTGTAGCCACAACACGCATTTCCAGCGACACAGTGAGATGTGATTGAGGGGCTTTGAACCTGGCTGGCCCGGGAAAGCTGTAGGGGTGGATAG
This genomic window contains:
- the MLEC gene encoding malectin isoform X1 translates to MLGARAVEGAAVALLRLLLLLLLLLLLPALRGPGLGVVGSAGAGLPESVIWAVNAGGEAHVDVHGIHFRKDPLEGRVGRASDYGMKLPILRSNPEDQILYQTERYNEETFGYEVPIKEEGDYVLVLKFAEVYFAQSQQKVFDVRLNGHVVVKDLDIFDRVGHSTAHDEIIPMSIRKGKLSVQGEVSTFTGKLYIEFVKGYYDNPKVCALYIMAGTVDDVPKLQPHPGLEKKEEEEEEEEYDEGSNLKRQTNKNRVQSGPRTPNPYASDNSSLMFPILVAFGVFIPTLFCLCRL
- the MLEC gene encoding malectin isoform X3; amino-acid sequence: MLGARAVEGAAVALLRLLLLLLLLLLLPALRGPGLGVVGSAGAGLPESVIWAVNAGGEAHVDVHGIHFRKDPLEGRVGRASDYGMKLPILRSNPEDQILYQTERYNEETFGYEVPIKEEGDYVLVLKFAEVYFAQSQQKMYQSCSLIQDWRRKKRRRRRKNTMKGLISKDRPIRTGCSRAPARPTPMPRTTAASCFPSWWPSESSFQPSSASADCENKSPS
- the MLEC gene encoding malectin isoform X2; this translates as MKLPILRSNPEDQILYQTERYNEETFGYEVPIKEEGDYVLVLKFAEVYFAQSQQKVFDVRLNGHVVVKDLDIFDRVGHSTAHDEIIPMSIRKGKLSVQGEVSTFTGKLYIEFVKGYYDNPKVCALYIMAGTVDDVPKLQPHPGLEKKEEEEEEEEYDEGSNLKRQTNKNRVQSGPRTPNPYASDNSSLMFPILVAFGVFIPTLFCLCRL